TCCCATTTAAGGCATAATCACTCGAAAATGGCTTTCTCTTCCTTACCTGGCGCATAACACCAACGACTGTGGCACCAGCAACATAGGCTTTGCGCCAGCTCGCGTTATTTAGGGTTGAACAACGCTGCAATTTAGGGGTTCTGTTGTGATTTCGTTATGCACCTTGTACTCTGCCGCGAAGCCCCAATGGCAAGAACTCAGTTGAGTCTCGTTGCAGCAACTCGtgcaaacaataaaaataaaataaatgtggtTTTCCTCCGAGGATATCGCTGCACAGCAGCCACGTGAGCCTTTCCGTCCGTTAGGCATGCTTTTGCACAGCAGTCCAACCATGCTAAGCTTCCCCGCTGAGCATACCGAGGAACGAAGCCTTACTTTCAGTTTCGCGACGTCGTACCAAGCCATGCTGCCACAGCTGGCATTCTTCTGACGTGAATTCATCATAAAGACCTGCAGAGTAACGTAAACCTCGAATGTGTAACGCATTCGTGGCGTCGAATGCCATAAGCTTGAATGTCATTAGCTGTGCAGCCATTCCTGCTTCATTCCTGCACCTGTGTACGTCCACGTTTGTACAACTTAGTTTGAACTCAGCTTGCGTAGTTCCTTGTCTCTGATTGACGCAGTCGCGTGCGGAACACCctaagcataataataataataatagtaataataataataataataataataataataataataataataataataataataataataataataataataataatttattgccacagcatattgaaatacatacagaatcgggcctgtcaaagccaaaagGAGGCTTGCAGGACTAGGCCCGGCAACATCGGCGAGCGAAAAGTGATGGCAATACAAGTCACATAATAAAGTACACACACTGAATACATATtatgaagagaaaagaaaaaaaaactacaaatctCAAGTGTCATTTGTTTTCTGGCACAAAGGCTTTTCACAGAGTTTTAATCATGCGTTTAATAGTTGCCTTAGAAGTAGCGGAtaacacataataataataataataataataatcataataatcataataataataataataataataataataataataataataataataataataataataataataataataataatattaataataataataattgttttttgggagaaaggaaatggctcagtatctgtctcatatatcgttggacacctgaaccgcgccgtaagggaagggataaaggagggagtgaaagcagaaaggaaggaagaggtgccgtagtggagggctccggaataatttcgaccacctggggatctttaacgtgcactgacatcgcacagcacacgggcgccttagcgtttttcctccataaagacgcagccgccgcggtcgggttcgaacccgggaactccggatcagtaatcgagcgctctaaccaccgagccaccgcggcgggtaacaccctaaacacgaatgcgtatatacgggagtaaaaaggaagaaaggtagccgtaaactgtcctctagcgcactcccttttataaaaggaagggCACTGGAGgagagcttacttcctttttacatCTTTCTGATTAGAGTCTATTGGGTGACATTTTGTAGGTGCGGATCGCCTGAAGGACTGTCGCACTGTGTGATGGCCACCTGCTGCTCGAAACGCTTATCGCGCACGCGCCAATAACGTGTTTACTTTCATTGGCAGAAGTTTTCAGCTGGTCGTTCGCACCGCCGCCTCCTATCCTTTCGGCAGTGCAGATCTTTGCGGCTACCTTCCTTCGTTGCAAGCATCGTGGCTGCCTTTATAGGCTTCTGATCAGTTGGCTTTCTCGTCACGTCGCGGACGCCATATATACGGTGCAGCACGCGTAGCTTCCGCGGTgtaggtcgcagcagtcggcggTAAGTGGATTAGAAAAACGCAGAGCTTTTCCACCCTGCTCCTTTTTTCTACATGGCGGCCACTGTGACGTCGGTGCGAGCCAGCTATGTAAATAAAACGGGCAATATTGTCCTTTCTTTTTGGCACCTGGGATCATATAGTAATAATAAATGTGTGAGCACGATAAAAGAAAATTAATCCTTGTTTGCATAAGTCGAACCagcatatatcgaactcgaaggccTGGGTTCGCGAAAAAGTTCGATGTatcgataattcgatatataaaactGGCAGTCGATAATCTTATCTGTAAACTAGAAGCAGAAGTACATTGCACCCACTCTAGTGACGCAGTTCTTCCAGTGACATGCAGCCCGCCGGCGTGCCGGCAGCGCATTGGTCGCTGGGCGTTGCTATGCCTAACTTGCTTTGCATCGAAGCCGCAGCGACCGGTTTTTTGAAATTTACTAGCCACTGCGTATTGCAAGATGTCTGATCCTGTTATCAGCACACTGTAAATACAGTAATAGCTCATTAAAATGAAGACACAGTCGGTTTCCGCAACGGCTTCGGCACCGAAGCATGCCACAGGAGGGCCGCCGCGAGGctttagttaggttggcttcaccgcatgacagggATGTGGCGTGGAAAATGAGTGCAAGATATCGAAGGCCACCCCCACACATACACGACGTTCACCTCGTTACACTGTTTCACAGCACTGGCGCTGCCAGCTGGTGCCCAAGGCTCCGCAGCTGACTCGTCTCCGCGTGCAAAAAGTGATCGAAGAGTACCGTTAGGAGCAGCGCAACTTGCAGGGGCGCAGTGcaaagttcgatatatcgaatgacTGGCGAAATTGGAGTTCTATATATTGCGCGACTCTACTATATTTCTACGCAGGGTTTTCACGgggtaatctgtgtgttcgatatagccagtaGTTCGATATGTTCGGGCTCGACTGTACTTCAGTTCGTCTGCACAAGTCAATTGTTTTGCCTAGATAGTCGTGGTAGTAGAGCCGTGGGAAGGAGCTTTAATAAACTGAGATGCAGTTTATGCGCTGAAATGCGTAAAGGTTAGCAGTGTGCACGCGCACCCCGTTTGTCACCACCCAGAATGCTATCGGCGCCGTCGTACGGGTGGCGTGGGGAAGTCAATCAGCCGTTATTTATTTGCACTTGGGAGGGCGGAGGAAGAGCTGGTAGGTTCGAGGCCCCATGAGGCATGAGTGGCTTGCTGGGAACGTCAATTAAGGAGAGATCTGCAGGGCCATTTGGTTCGGGATTGAAATTGAACTGCCGGAAGAACGTTAACTGGAAACGAAGGTGCACAGCTCGGCATTTTTTTTGGCTTCGGCTCAATTTTAGTCACTATAGAGGACCCCCACGACAGGGCGCCGGTGAGCGACCTTCCGCGCCTTGGTGCGGCGGTATATTCTATTTCACTTCAGCAGCGGAAGAGTTCGCGGAAGGGAGAGGCGGCTCTATAATGGTGGTGGGCCCAGGGCCTCGGATATGGATCTCGCTGGCAGCTTAAATTTAGGCATGCACAGAGACAGGTAAGCAGAGGTGGCGTGCTCAAACTAGGACGATTCGTGACGACCAGTGCGCGCCCTAGTGGGGCCAGAAGTCTAGCTCGGCAGCACAGCCGATGTGTGAGCTTCAAGAGTGGCTAGCAGCGAGAGCACACACCGGTGACTGGTGGCCTTGAGGTATGTGGGGGAATCATAACAcgattttctctctctctctcccccggCCTAATTTGCAGAGATGGGCATCGAAACACAAGAGGAGCAGCCGTCAGTGCTGGCCTCCGTTGGGGGCCTCTTCAACAAGATCAAGTCGTACATCCCGACACGCAAGGGAGGTGCCGACTTCACGCCTGCCGGCTCACAAGGAGGGGCGAACATGGACAACATGCCCGCTGTCGACGGCAGCAGAGACGTCATGGAGTCACAGTAGGAGCATGCCCGACGCCAGTTCCGAGGCCACATTCCAAGAGCGCCCTCCCTCAAGCACCATTCTTTCCCCACATCACACTGTACGCGTGCTGACCAATGGCCAGCAGTCCTTTCGTCTCAGTGGCTGAGCGCTACTGTCATTGGCCACGCGTCCCGAGTGATGTTATTGGCACAAGTGGGGTACTTAGACATGAAATCTGGCCAGTGTATCTTTGTTTGTGCGCCTGACTCGAACAGGCCTGGGGCTTCGTTTCTGCATGCCATACGTCTGTACACGGATAACACCTGCAGACAAAGGGGAATCAGTCCGTTGGTTTTGTTGCTTCTTGTCTGCCAGCAGGCTGTGTGGACAATACACAGGAATTAACTTTGGTTGTTTAAAGTCACAGCACTTCAGTTTAAGAATAGCTCTCTCTGCAGTGTCTGTCTTCTATTATTGTACTTGGAGCATATAGAGGTGGCAGATTATGTGAAAAAGATATTGGAAACAGCATCAGTGCCAGGAATATATTTGACTACTCTGTAATAGCTTGCTCATTATGTATGCATACTCAACAGGGGAGGAAAATGTGACACTTATCAGCTCTAAACCAGTCCTGAATTGCAAAAACTGCACGCAGTGCTAAAAAAATTTAACTGATAAAAATTGCAAAAGTAAATGACATAGAGGACCCTGATACTACCGTtgccatcacaaaaaaaaaaaaaaatgtgtgctctGCTCTCATTTCCTACGGATGCAATGCTAGAGAAGTTGTAAAATGCGTTTACAAAAGACAATCCTCACTCTTATGTGGCATGTCATTTCTGTGCGCATTGTCAGCATACAACGAGTGTGAGTAAAAGCATAACTGTAGTTGCCAGTACACGAGACAGCTTGTGTGATTCTTAATACTGCCACTTTGGGGAAGTCAATTTTGTTTCAGATACATGACCTCAAAATGATGTCATTAATGTGTACCACTTGATAAAAAATAATACTTTGCATGTACCAGGTACTTGTTGCAAGTAGTGATAAAGCTTTCCAAATGGGGTGTCATTTAGAATTTACTACGTCAGAGGTAATCAAACTTGTAAAAGTGCTGTGGGAATTTACGTGGGCCTTATGTGAGCCTGCACTAGCAATGGTCTTTGAAGCATCATGCATCTAGATAAGGTTGTGAGCTGTTATGGAAACATGCTGTGATGTTTCTAATATCAAGGTTTTGTTGTGTAGAAACTTCATTACATGTTATGTATTCAGTTGTGTCATTTTGAATACGTGCAGACTACTGACAAGCTGTTAGCTCATGCATTGAGAGGGTCTGTGTTGCACAAGGATGACACAATGACTAAATTGGAAATGTCCATGTAGAGACACTTTCAAATAGCCAAGCTTCAGTGCCGATgcatacagctttcacagaatgTGTTTTACAGCACGTGCATGGGATCCTGTAAGAAGTGCCTGGGTGGCCTTATGGCCTGAACTTGAAGCAGGGCACAGAAGCTGCGATTATGCTTAAATGTGCAGTGCAAGTGGTGCTGCAGTCACTTTCTTTTTCCCAAAACTGCGCATAGCCAGCGTTAGGGCACTTACTGATGCACCATTTTTATGAAGAAATGGTCTAAAGATGTACTTAACAATCAGTTACTTGCAACACTTTCTGCAAGTTGCATTGCCTTAGCAATGTCTGATTTATGAAGAATCTAGTCACCTGTTTTGCATATCAGCCTTTTGTTGATCTTTAGTTGCTTAGGATGTAATGCGTACAAATGTAACCAAAAACATCAGGCGATAGGTCAGATTTAGAGCCTGAAATCCTAAATTTGTTATGCAAACATCCTGATGCAAGACATGCATGGCCGAAGTGGTTCAATTGCAACTGCTTAGGACCCAAGCTGGAACTTTCATGCTGTGATGCAGTTTCAGACGCAGCTGTCGTTACTGGAAATGCTAACTCTGTGTGTTCTACTTCTACGTATATACCAGCTACACATATACTTCTTCAAATAGTACCTGTCCTCACGTAGCTATTGCATGTACTCTTGGCAGCAAGCACAACTGTCTCCTAGAGACGCTGTGGTGACAAGCTTGTGCAGTTGCTCTTCTGTACGAAGTGGTGACTTTGAGGTTAGCATTGTCTGTCCACACACTCAACGAAGAATACTTAAAAATTTTTTATTAAGTATGTAATGAAAAGCATTAACTTCAACACAGTCTATAGCCAGGGTTCTAGATTAGAGGTGAAGAACTGGTGGTGCTGATGTCTTTCTGTATACAGACATCTGAAGGACGTTTCGTGCAGGTTTCACATTAGGGGTACACCTGATTTTCGAGAGGTGACTCAGATACTAGTCGTGTTGCTGCTTCCTTGCCTTAGTTGTTGACATCTATGTGCCTAGAGTGCACTTTGTATTGTAACAAGGGGTACTTCTAGCAAAATAGATTTATgcatcttgctttcttttttataaATGTGAGTGCTACATTCTACTTCAGATGTATCTAGTATGATTGTTTTATCTCAATAAAGAAATTATGTGATGTTAACAGCAGTTCTCGCCAAAAGTGTTTTTGCTCAGCGAAGCAGCCAAACTTGATCTGCACCACACAACGCTGCTCTTTCACTGCATGCAACTGGGGCTATTTAGAGCACAAGTGGACTCATGCGTTGCATTTTGGCTGCTCACTCCAATGGCTGCCAACAGCAGATAAATTTCAGTGCAGTGGGAGAAATTAGCAGCAATCATCAGCTCAAGCTACTGTCATTACAGCGTATACCTTAGAACTACAACTGGTAGCATTTACTGTAAAGCAGTTTATGCGAGTGAATGCCTTCTAAACAAGCCGAGAGCCATTCCATGCTTACCCTTGGCCATAGTGAAAAGTATACTTCAGAGGGGACAGCTCTCCATGCCTGTATTTGTATGACTCAAAAGAGAGGCTGCAAATTACACACTTGTGCTATCTTATTCTTAATGGCAGTATAAGTGGACAAGACAGTAGCATTCCTCAGGCTATTCTTGGAACTCGTACACGCTTAAAAAGGATCCGCTGTGCATTCCGAGAAAGCTATTGATGAAATAGCGGGCTGCTGCCTCATTTTGCCAATACAGCCACCTCTCTATGTCCATTTGTAAAGACTCAAAACTGTGAATTGTATGGCTTAATGCCTCGAAGATAAGatgcacatgggctatgaaggtcatcgcagtagagggctccacattaatttagaccacttaaAGTTCTTTAATGTGTGttgacacagcacagcacacgagtgccctttgcgtttcacctccatcaaaacatgGACGCCACGGCCAAAATTGAATCCGGGCCCTCCGGCTCATAACTTCTAAGCCTGCGTGTTCACTCTGAAAGAGCACACGCTTTTACGATAGTGCAGACAGCACTAGCAAACACACACTAACATAACCGAGTCTACAAAACAGAATGTAGACCACTTCTACCACCCCACAAAATCCTCAATAGGGCCAACGCGATTGCCTGGTACGATGAGGCACAGTAGGTCAGGGAACAAAtgtgggttaatgatatcctatttgaaatcaagaggaagaaatgggcttgggcagggcatgtaatgcaaaggcaagataatcgatggtcgttaagagtaacggactgaattctaaaggcaagcgtagcagggggcgacagagagttgggcgaatgagattaagaagtttgtggggatacggtggctgcaggtGGTACAGGACAAGATTAATTGAAGATATGGGAGAGGTATATTCTATGCAGTGGGCATAgtt
The Amblyomma americanum isolate KBUSLIRL-KWMA chromosome 3, ASM5285725v1, whole genome shotgun sequence genome window above contains:
- the LOC144125431 gene encoding uncharacterized protein LOC144125431, encoding MAEGDASVGNADQGFGGEIDLTWMDKLRKMVSSDAEWEAIILKKMEEKRNREMGIETQEEQPSVLASVGGLFNKIKSYIPTRKGGADFTPAGSQGGANMDNMPAVDGSRDVMESQ